In Mycobacterium gallinarum, a single window of DNA contains:
- a CDS encoding cytochrome c biogenesis CcdA family protein — protein sequence MAGGPVLLAFLVSALAGLVSFASPCVVPLVPGYLSYLAAVVGVEDRSALGTSSGEKGVAVRTARVRVAGAAALFVAGFTAVFVLGTVAVLGMTTTLITNQLLLQRIGGVVTIIMGLVFVGFIPVLQRDTRFAPRQLSTLAGAPLLGAVFALGWTPCLGPALTGVIAVASATDGVNVWRGVALVIAYCMGLGIPFVLLAFGSARAVQGMAWLRRHARAIQIFGGVLLIAVGIALVTGLWGDFVSWVRDAFVSDVTLPI from the coding sequence ATGGCGGGTGGTCCGGTCCTGCTGGCCTTCCTCGTCAGCGCACTGGCCGGGCTGGTGTCCTTCGCCTCTCCGTGCGTGGTGCCGCTGGTACCGGGCTATCTGTCGTACCTCGCGGCCGTCGTGGGTGTGGAGGACCGGTCCGCACTGGGCACCTCGTCGGGGGAGAAAGGCGTCGCGGTCCGCACGGCGCGGGTGCGCGTCGCGGGAGCCGCAGCGCTGTTCGTCGCCGGGTTCACCGCGGTGTTCGTGCTCGGCACCGTCGCGGTGCTGGGCATGACGACGACGCTGATCACCAATCAGCTTCTGCTGCAACGTATTGGCGGCGTGGTCACCATCATCATGGGCCTGGTGTTCGTCGGCTTCATTCCGGTCTTGCAACGAGACACCCGGTTCGCGCCGCGTCAGCTCTCCACGCTCGCCGGCGCTCCGCTGCTCGGCGCGGTATTCGCGCTCGGCTGGACGCCGTGTCTGGGACCGGCGCTGACCGGCGTCATCGCCGTGGCGTCGGCGACCGACGGTGTCAACGTGTGGCGGGGCGTGGCACTGGTCATCGCGTACTGCATGGGACTGGGAATCCCGTTCGTGCTTTTGGCTTTCGGCTCCGCGCGTGCCGTCCAGGGCATGGCGTGGCTGCGCAGGCACGCGCGTGCCATCCAGATCTTCGGCGGCGTGCTGCTCATCGCCGTCGGCATCGCGTTGGTCACCGGACTATGGGGCGATTTCGTGTCCTGGGTGCGCGACGCCTTCGTCAGCGACGTGACATTGCCGATATGA
- a CDS encoding TlpA disulfide reductase family protein produces the protein MASSGVRLLALIAAGAVCIALAGCSTGTDAVAQGGTFEFVAPGGKTDITYDPPESRGRPGPLSGPDLIDPERTISLDDFAGKVVVINIWGQWCGPCRTEMPQLQQVYDATRAQGVAFLGIDVRDNNRQAAVDFVVDRKITFPSIYDPPMRTMIAFGGRYPTTVIPSTVVLDREHRVAAVFLRELLAQDLQPVVERLAAEAPEPGEGGT, from the coding sequence GTGGCCAGCTCCGGCGTTCGGCTCCTCGCGCTCATCGCTGCGGGTGCCGTGTGCATCGCGCTGGCCGGTTGCTCCACCGGAACCGACGCCGTCGCCCAGGGCGGCACGTTCGAGTTCGTCGCCCCCGGCGGTAAGACCGACATCACGTACGACCCGCCCGAAAGCCGCGGCCGCCCAGGCCCGTTGTCCGGTCCCGACCTGATCGATCCCGAGAGGACGATTTCGCTCGACGACTTTGCGGGCAAGGTCGTCGTGATCAACATCTGGGGGCAGTGGTGCGGGCCCTGCCGCACCGAGATGCCACAGTTGCAGCAGGTGTACGACGCGACGCGCGCGCAGGGTGTGGCGTTCCTCGGCATCGACGTCCGCGACAACAACCGGCAGGCCGCGGTCGATTTCGTCGTCGACCGCAAGATCACCTTCCCGTCGATCTACGACCCGCCGATGCGGACGATGATCGCGTTCGGTGGCAGATACCCCACCACCGTCATCCCGTCGACGGTGGTGCTGGATCGCGAGCACCGCGTCGCCGCGGTGTTCCTGCGCGAACTTCTCGCGCAGGACCTGCAACCGGTCGTGGAACGCCTGGCCGCCGAGGCGCCGGAGCCGGGTGAGGGCGGCACGTGA
- the resB gene encoding cytochrome c biogenesis protein ResB: protein MRNTWRTLTSMGTALVLLFLLALAAIPGALLPQRSLNEAKVAEYIAEHSTIGPWLDRLQAFDVFSSFWFTAIYALLFISLVGCLTPRMIEHVRSMRAVPVAAPRNFGRLPKHHTAEVSGEPQALATAMTGRLRGWRKVTDVRDGSVEISAEKGYLREFGNIVFHFSLLGLLVAVAAGKLFGYEGNVIVVADGGPGFCSASPAAFDSFRAGNTVDGTSLHPICLRVNDFQADYLPSGQAVSFAADIDYQAGTDLTSDTWRPYRLEVNHPLRVGGDRIYLQGHGYAPTFTVTFPDGQTRTQTLQWRPDDQITMLSSGAMRFDPPAGTYPDPDERRKNQIAIQGLFAPTELLHGTLLSSSFPAPNDPAVAIDIYKGDTGLDTGRPQSLFTLDPRLIGQGRLTKQARVNLGVGESTRLDDGTVVRFDGAVPFINVQVSHDPAQIWVLVFALTMMAGLLVSLVVRRRRIWIRIGPGGPGTVSVELGGLARTDNSGWGDEFERLTERLLAGADDAQREEPEMTEREAKRDRA from the coding sequence ATGCGCAACACCTGGCGCACCTTGACGTCGATGGGCACTGCGCTGGTGCTGCTGTTCCTGCTCGCGCTCGCCGCCATCCCGGGTGCGCTACTGCCTCAGCGCAGCCTCAACGAGGCCAAGGTCGCGGAGTACATCGCCGAGCATTCGACGATCGGCCCGTGGCTGGACCGCCTGCAGGCGTTCGATGTGTTCTCCAGCTTCTGGTTCACCGCCATCTATGCGCTGCTGTTCATTTCACTCGTCGGCTGCCTGACGCCGCGGATGATCGAGCACGTCCGCAGCATGCGCGCGGTCCCGGTCGCGGCGCCGCGAAACTTCGGTCGGCTGCCCAAGCACCACACCGCCGAGGTGAGCGGCGAACCGCAGGCACTGGCGACGGCGATGACCGGCCGGCTGCGTGGGTGGCGCAAAGTCACTGACGTCCGCGACGGCAGCGTCGAAATATCGGCCGAGAAGGGCTATCTGCGCGAGTTCGGCAACATCGTCTTCCACTTCTCGCTGCTCGGCCTGCTCGTCGCCGTGGCCGCAGGGAAGCTGTTCGGCTACGAGGGAAACGTCATCGTCGTTGCCGACGGCGGGCCGGGTTTCTGCTCGGCGTCACCGGCGGCGTTCGACTCGTTCCGCGCCGGTAACACCGTCGACGGCACGTCCCTGCATCCGATCTGCCTGCGGGTCAACGACTTCCAGGCCGACTATCTGCCGTCCGGACAGGCCGTGTCGTTCGCCGCGGATATCGACTACCAGGCCGGGACGGACCTGACCTCGGACACCTGGCGGCCCTACCGCCTAGAGGTGAACCACCCGTTACGCGTCGGCGGCGACCGGATCTACCTGCAGGGCCACGGCTACGCCCCGACGTTCACCGTCACTTTCCCCGACGGGCAGACCCGCACGCAGACGCTGCAGTGGCGGCCCGACGATCAGATCACCATGCTGTCCTCGGGTGCGATGCGCTTCGACCCGCCGGCGGGCACCTACCCCGATCCGGATGAGCGGCGAAAGAACCAGATCGCCATCCAGGGTCTGTTCGCGCCCACCGAGCTGCTCCACGGGACGCTGCTGTCGTCGAGCTTTCCCGCGCCCAACGATCCGGCCGTCGCCATCGACATCTACAAGGGCGACACCGGCCTGGACACCGGCAGGCCGCAGTCGCTGTTCACCCTCGACCCACGCCTCATCGGGCAGGGCAGGCTGACCAAGCAGGCCAGGGTCAACCTCGGCGTCGGCGAGTCGACCCGCCTCGACGACGGCACCGTCGTGCGGTTCGACGGTGCGGTGCCGTTCATCAACGTGCAGGTGTCACACGACCCCGCCCAGATCTGGGTGCTGGTGTTCGCGCTGACCATGATGGCCGGTCTGCTGGTGTCCCTCGTCGTGCGGCGACGGCGGATCTGGATTCGAATCGGCCCCGGTGGGCCGGGTACCGTGAGCGTCGAGCTGGGCGGGCTGGCCCGTACCGACAACTCTGGTTGGGGCGACGAGTTCGAGCGGTTGACCGAGCGCCTGTTAGCCGGTGCCGACGATGCGCAGCGAGAGGAACCTGAGATGACCGAGCGAGAAGCGAAGCGGGATCGCGCATGA
- the hemL gene encoding glutamate-1-semialdehyde 2,1-aminomutase, whose amino-acid sequence MRSTSSATATSAALFADACALIPGGVNSPVRAFNSVGGTPRFITSASGYWLTDADDNKYVDLVCSWGPMILGHAHPAVVEAVQRVAANGLSFGAPTPSETELAAEIIGRVAPVERIRLVNSGTEATMSAIRLARGYTGRAKIIKFSGCYHGHSDALLADAGSGVATLGLPSSPGVTGAAAADTIVMPYNNVAAIEDIFAQFGDEIACVITEASPGNMGTVPPLPGYNAALRRITADHGALLISDEVMTGFRVSRSGWYGVDPVDADLFTFGKVMSGGLPAAAFGGRAEVMERLAPLGPVYQAGTLSGNPVAMAAGLATLRAADDAVYASLDANADRLNGLFTEALTEAGVAHRVQRAGNMLSVFFTDQPVTDFASARASETWRFPAFFHGLLDAGIYPPPSAFETWFVSAALDDDAFDRIAAALPGAARAAAEATPPA is encoded by the coding sequence ATGCGCAGCACCTCCTCAGCGACGGCGACCTCCGCTGCGCTGTTCGCCGACGCCTGCGCCCTCATCCCAGGTGGGGTGAACTCCCCGGTCCGGGCGTTCAACTCGGTCGGCGGCACCCCGCGGTTCATCACCTCGGCCAGCGGCTACTGGCTCACCGACGCCGACGACAACAAATATGTCGACCTCGTGTGCTCCTGGGGACCGATGATCCTCGGACACGCGCACCCCGCCGTCGTGGAGGCCGTTCAACGTGTCGCCGCCAATGGCCTGTCGTTCGGCGCCCCCACCCCGTCGGAGACCGAGCTCGCCGCAGAGATCATCGGGCGCGTCGCGCCCGTCGAGCGGATCCGCCTCGTGAACTCCGGTACCGAGGCCACCATGAGCGCGATCAGGCTCGCCCGCGGATACACGGGCCGGGCCAAGATCATCAAATTCTCCGGCTGCTATCACGGGCACAGCGATGCCCTCCTCGCCGACGCCGGGTCCGGTGTCGCCACGCTCGGCCTGCCTTCGTCGCCCGGTGTCACCGGGGCCGCCGCAGCCGACACGATCGTCATGCCGTACAACAACGTCGCTGCGATCGAGGACATCTTCGCTCAATTCGGCGACGAGATCGCCTGCGTCATCACCGAGGCCAGCCCCGGCAACATGGGCACAGTCCCGCCGCTGCCCGGCTACAACGCGGCGCTGCGACGCATCACCGCCGACCACGGCGCGCTGCTGATCTCCGACGAGGTCATGACAGGGTTCCGGGTCAGCCGATCAGGTTGGTACGGAGTCGATCCCGTCGATGCCGACCTTTTCACGTTCGGCAAGGTCATGAGCGGCGGCCTGCCCGCCGCGGCGTTCGGGGGCAGGGCAGAGGTGATGGAACGACTGGCCCCGCTCGGCCCCGTCTACCAGGCAGGCACCCTGTCGGGCAATCCGGTGGCGATGGCCGCTGGGCTGGCCACGCTGCGCGCGGCCGACGACGCCGTATACGCAAGCCTGGATGCCAACGCCGACCGCCTCAACGGCCTGTTCACCGAGGCGTTGACCGAAGCGGGTGTGGCGCACCGGGTTCAGCGCGCCGGCAACATGCTCAGCGTGTTCTTCACCGATCAGCCGGTGACCGACTTCGCATCAGCGCGGGCGTCGGAAACCTGGCGCTTTCCCGCCTTCTTCCACGGACTGCTCGATGCGGGGATCTATCCGCCGCCCAGCGCATTCGAAACCTGGTTCGTCTCAGCCGCTCTGGATGACGACGCATTCGACCGCATCGCCGCCGCCCTGCCGGGCGCCGCGCGTGCCGCAGCGGAAGCGACACCGCCCGCATGA
- a CDS encoding histidine phosphatase family protein, with amino-acid sequence MTVKTVVHVMRHGEVHNPEKILYGRLPDYHLSDRGRAQAQAVADWLAERDITYVVASPLERAQETAGPIAAAHNLPIDTDGDLIESTNIFQGQRVSPGDGALRNPRNWWHLRNPRQPSWGEPYREIADRMTAALERARGEAAGHEAVCVSHQLPVETLRRAMTKRNLHHFPTRRLCNLASLTSFYFHDDALAGWGYAELAGQ; translated from the coding sequence ATGACAGTGAAAACGGTGGTGCACGTGATGCGCCACGGCGAGGTGCACAACCCGGAGAAGATCCTGTACGGCCGGCTGCCGGATTACCACCTCTCGGACCGGGGTCGGGCCCAGGCGCAGGCGGTCGCCGACTGGTTGGCCGAGCGCGACATCACCTACGTCGTGGCATCGCCGTTGGAGCGCGCACAGGAGACAGCCGGGCCGATCGCGGCCGCACACAATCTGCCGATCGACACCGACGGCGATCTGATCGAGTCGACGAATATCTTTCAGGGCCAACGGGTATCGCCGGGCGACGGTGCGCTGCGCAATCCGAGGAACTGGTGGCACCTGCGGAATCCGCGGCAGCCGTCGTGGGGTGAGCCCTACCGGGAGATCGCCGACCGGATGACGGCCGCACTTGAGCGGGCCCGCGGCGAGGCGGCCGGTCATGAAGCGGTGTGCGTCAGCCACCAGCTGCCGGTCGAGACATTGCGGCGCGCCATGACGAAGCGGAACCTGCATCACTTCCCGACCCGTCGGCTGTGCAACCTGGCTTCGCTGACGTCCTTCTACTTCCACGACGATGCCCTCGCCGGCTGGGGTTACGCGGAGCTGGCCGGGCAGTGA
- a CDS encoding nitroreductase/quinone reductase family protein, whose translation MAYVKPPWFTRTIFNKIAMATGIGGSQTLTVTKRLSRQPQKIPVVVPEVDGVKYLVSTRGEAEWVKNVRAVPDVIVGDQRYVASEIPVAQRARVIAAYRPLAGKVVEGYWRQLPDDADHPVFVLTPKG comes from the coding sequence GTGGCGTACGTCAAGCCCCCGTGGTTCACGCGCACGATATTCAACAAGATCGCGATGGCGACCGGCATCGGCGGCAGCCAGACGCTGACCGTGACCAAGCGCCTCAGCAGGCAACCGCAGAAGATCCCCGTGGTCGTGCCCGAGGTGGACGGGGTGAAGTACCTGGTGTCCACGCGCGGCGAGGCGGAGTGGGTGAAGAATGTGCGCGCTGTCCCCGACGTCATCGTCGGTGACCAGCGTTACGTCGCCAGCGAGATTCCGGTGGCGCAGCGGGCGCGCGTCATCGCCGCTTATCGCCCCCTGGCAGGCAAGGTCGTCGAGGGCTACTGGCGCCAGCTGCCCGACGATGCCGATCACCCGGTCTTCGTGTTGACCCCGAAGGGCTAG
- a CDS encoding MinD/ParA family ATP-binding protein, giving the protein MDTDASAPRNSSGATGFRGQNRFTNPAEDVPQDWTAPTPPTGLPVVIPQTPSPSAAPPPPAPDPPPYLDLSTVALLGQRKRAPSAGWRKWLYLASFKLINVGESPKVIHRDALIAQAQHPLRGCHRIAVLSLKGGVGKTTVTATLGATLASVRGDRVIAVDANPDRGTLSQKVPLETPATVRHLLRDAEGIEAYSDVRAYTSQGASRLEVLASESDPAVSEAFSSEDYTRTLEVLERFYSLVLTDCGTGLMHSAMAAVLAKADALIVISSGSVDGARSASATLDWLDAHGHEDLVRDSIAVINAVRPRSGKVDMNKVVDHFTRRCRAVLQVPFDPHLEEGAEISLERLKPETREALLELAAVVTAGFPGARRDPI; this is encoded by the coding sequence CTGGATACGGACGCTAGCGCACCTAGAAACTCTTCTGGCGCAACGGGATTTCGTGGCCAGAATCGGTTTACGAACCCGGCGGAGGACGTGCCGCAGGACTGGACGGCGCCGACGCCACCCACCGGGTTGCCGGTGGTGATCCCGCAGACACCGTCACCGTCGGCCGCGCCCCCACCGCCCGCCCCGGATCCGCCGCCGTATCTGGATCTGTCCACGGTGGCGCTGCTCGGACAGCGCAAGCGGGCCCCGTCGGCGGGCTGGCGCAAATGGCTGTATCTGGCGTCTTTCAAGTTGATCAACGTCGGCGAGAGCCCGAAAGTGATCCACCGTGACGCCCTGATCGCGCAGGCGCAGCACCCGCTGCGTGGCTGCCACCGCATCGCCGTCCTGTCGCTCAAGGGTGGGGTCGGCAAGACGACCGTTACCGCGACGCTCGGTGCCACGCTGGCGTCTGTCCGCGGCGACCGCGTCATCGCCGTCGACGCGAACCCCGACCGCGGCACGTTGAGTCAGAAGGTTCCGCTGGAGACGCCGGCGACGGTCCGTCACCTATTGCGCGACGCCGAGGGTATCGAGGCCTACAGCGATGTGCGCGCCTACACCTCGCAGGGCGCGAGCCGGCTGGAGGTGCTGGCTTCGGAGAGCGACCCCGCGGTGTCGGAGGCGTTCAGCTCCGAGGACTACACCCGCACCCTCGAGGTCCTCGAGCGGTTCTACAGCCTGGTGCTCACCGACTGCGGCACAGGGCTGATGCATTCGGCGATGGCGGCGGTGCTGGCCAAAGCGGATGCGTTGATCGTCATCAGCTCCGGATCGGTCGACGGCGCGCGCAGCGCGTCGGCCACACTCGACTGGTTGGACGCCCACGGGCACGAGGATCTGGTGCGCGATTCGATCGCAGTCATCAACGCCGTCCGGCCGCGCTCCGGCAAGGTCGACATGAACAAGGTCGTCGATCACTTCACCCGGCGCTGCCGGGCCGTCTTGCAGGTGCCTTTCGACCCGCACCTCGAAGAGGGCGCCGAAATCAGCCTCGAACGACTGAA
- the ccsB gene encoding c-type cytochrome biogenesis protein CcsB, protein MNTDHIDIGLARYSDWAFTTSVVVLVGALLLLAVELAYSRSRKVIEREAVGAGVGPGGGGPGIVVEQPRRSVDERIGGAGLALTYLGIALLLVCIVLRGMATARVPWGNMYEFINLTCFSGLVAAAIVLRRPQVRALWVFVLLPVLILLTVSGRWLYTNAAPVMPALQSYWLPIHVSVVSLGSGVFLVAGVASILFLLKMSKLEEPDREGLVARVVQRLPDAQTLDRIAYRTTIFAFPVFGFGVIFGAIWAEEAWGRYWGWDPKETVSFIAWVIYAAYLHARSTAGWRDKKAAWINVAGFIAMVFNLFFINLVTVGLHSYAGVG, encoded by the coding sequence ATGAACACCGACCACATCGACATCGGCCTGGCCCGGTACTCGGACTGGGCCTTCACCACGTCGGTCGTGGTGCTCGTCGGCGCCCTGCTCCTGCTCGCGGTCGAACTGGCGTACAGCCGAAGCCGCAAGGTCATCGAGCGTGAGGCGGTGGGTGCAGGTGTCGGCCCCGGCGGCGGCGGACCGGGCATCGTGGTCGAGCAGCCGCGGCGCAGTGTCGACGAGCGGATCGGCGGGGCGGGCCTGGCACTGACCTATCTCGGGATCGCCCTGTTGCTGGTCTGCATCGTGCTGCGCGGTATGGCCACCGCACGCGTGCCGTGGGGCAACATGTACGAGTTCATCAACCTGACGTGCTTCTCGGGCCTGGTGGCCGCGGCCATCGTGTTGCGCCGCCCTCAGGTCCGTGCGCTGTGGGTTTTCGTGTTGCTTCCGGTGCTGATCCTGCTCACGGTGTCGGGCCGCTGGCTCTACACCAACGCCGCTCCGGTCATGCCCGCACTGCAGTCCTACTGGCTGCCCATTCACGTCTCGGTGGTCAGCCTCGGGTCGGGTGTCTTCCTCGTCGCGGGCGTCGCGAGCATCCTGTTCCTGCTGAAGATGTCCAAGCTGGAAGAGCCCGATCGAGAGGGCCTGGTTGCCCGAGTCGTCCAGCGACTGCCTGACGCGCAGACGCTTGACCGCATTGCGTACCGCACGACGATCTTCGCGTTCCCGGTGTTCGGCTTCGGTGTCATCTTCGGCGCGATCTGGGCCGAAGAGGCGTGGGGTCGGTACTGGGGCTGGGATCCCAAGGAAACGGTGTCGTTCATCGCGTGGGTGATATACGCCGCGTACCTCCATGCCCGCTCGACGGCCGGCTGGCGTGACAAGAAAGCCGCGTGGATCAACGTCGCCGGCTTCATCGCGATGGTCTTCAATCTGTTCTTCATCAACCTCGTGACGGTGGGTCTGCACTCCTACGCCGGAGTTGGCTAG